The following DNA comes from Hordeum vulgare subsp. vulgare chromosome 3H, MorexV3_pseudomolecules_assembly, whole genome shotgun sequence.
AAGCCGACATCACGTATTGCGCTTTGTGTGTTTCCtctgggttttatttttatttttctgcacCCTTTTTTGGCTTTTAGATATATTTTTCAGGGTTTTTCTATTTTTCGTTTTTTCACCTGTCTTTCTTAGCTTTTGGAAATGCATTTTCCCttgaaaaacatattttttttccttgacagatacggttttgcttccgcgagagacaCAACCGTGCGTctcggaaaaaggaaaaaaaatatattttttctttcttgatAGGCACAgttttgctttcgtgagaggcacgTCCATGCCTTCCGAAAACGAAAAACGTATTTTTTTTCCTTCCTCAAGATGCACGGTTTTGTTTTCGCAAAAGGCACGGTTGTGTCTATCAAAAACGGAAAAACAtgtgtttcttttttcctttcttgaaaGGTACGGTTTTGTTTCCGCGAGAGGTCCggatttgcttccgcgagaggcatgacCGTACCTCtcgaaaactaaaaaaaatgcgttttcttttttttctccttcctTAAGAGCCACGATTTTGCTTCTACGAGAGTCACGAATTTGCTTTCGGGCCATGCACAGTCGTGCCTCCCATAAACagattttttttgcgagaggcacggattTGTTTCCGCAAGAGGCACAGCCATGCCTCTCAAAAATGGAAAGAacgcattttattttatttctccaacGAGAGACGGTTTTTTCTTCCGGCTTTTTCTAAAAAAAGTTTATCAAAACCTATTAATATGAGATATATTTTGAAAATCTTGACGTGATAAATCCAACGGTAAAAACGGTTTGAGATATGCACAGTTTCAAAGATAAATTATTTTAAATAAACAAACctataaaaaaaaaaaaaaaactccatGTTTCAACAAGTGGCACGTTACTTGTACTTGTCGTCACATTCAGCGAGACCTGGGGAAGGATCACATCAAACCAGGTTCGTTGGAGCGCACAttttaagagcaagtacaatagagctgagtcagctgactataaggaataaactaatatatttttgtttagttagaggaaagagaagaggagagagaaggtaagcgggctcttagctaagagccagctctagcacgtgctcctaggcattttatgagtatgaaagatggaccatataataaagaagtagtacacttttgcaatgaactattgtacatgttggctataaggtgagctatagatgacatgacaatggcttatagccagcagctggctatactattgtacttgctctaaggccTTTATTTACGTTtacgctttcttttttgtttttaccTTTATACTTATGTAATATGTATATGGAAAATATCTCAAAAAACATGTAAAAAATGTTCAACGAGTATTTAAAAAATACTGAAGAAGTATCTGAAAAATGTTGTACAAGTGTTAAAAAATGTTGGTTATGTATATAATAAAaagttgaacaagtatttgaaaattATTGAACATGTATTTGGAAAAAAAATGTTGAcaactatttaaaaaaatattaatcATGTCTATAAAAAAGTTGAAgatgtatttaaaaaatgtttaacaagcatttcaaaaaatgttgactATTATTTATAAAATGCTAATCATATacaccctccgttcctaaatataagtcttttaagagattttactagatgactacatacgaaataaaatgTATCCCTACACTCtatagtatgtctatatacatccgtatgtaatccttTAGTAGAATCCTTAgaaaggcttatatttaggaatggagggagtatatataaaTGTTGAACAAATATTTGAAAAATGGTGAACAAGTATTTGAAGGAAAAAACGAAAAAGAACAAAAACCCGGAGaagaaaaaaacacaaaagaAAGCGAAAATATGGAGAAgggaaaaagaaaagtgaacaaaaagtggagaagaaaaaagaaaacaaaaaaacagaagaaaaaaaaacacgtTATGTATCTTGAGGCGAGGTGAGCCGACATTGTCGACAAGGAATTGAAGCAGTCATGTAATTTTTCATCTGATTTGCCTTTTTCTGACGGCAGCCTTATTCTGCACACGGCTGCTGGTTTCTGCCCTATGCATGACATGTATTTCCTCACAAATAGGTGATGAGTATATGATATCAACCTAAGTTATTATTGATATTACACCCAATCAAATATTACACAGGTCTTCTAAGCTACACAGACCCCTCAGAtgaaattacaaggatacgaagtaGCATGGACAGCGTGTAATGAAGAACGGTAGAACGAAACCTGAGAAGGAAGAGCGTCGTGAAAATGATTGTCAGCTATGAGTTCAGCAAAACCCTAAAAATGCTCATGTGGATCCTACAGCAAAAGATCTCATCCTGCATCTCACCACCAATGGATTCTCCAGTAGCACCCCAAGCCGAGTTCAGTAAAACCCGAAGGATGCTCATGCAGATCCTACAGCTAAAGATCGCATCCTGCATCCTTGCCACCGATGAATTTGCCGGTAGCATCCCAAGGCCTAGTCTCGAAGGATTTCCCGACCATACTCCTCTTCTTGTTTACTGTCCCGTCATCACGCGCGTACTCGGGGAAATAGTCCAGGAAAGATTTACTTCCAAGAGAATGCACTCCTTCAAACAGGAACTCAGTCACCAAATCCTGAGTATCAAAGCAATAAGCAACTCTGAAAATAACATGAGCTGGGTGTGCGTAAATATAATGAATATCGCCAGAAGAGAAACCTTGGCATGGCTTTCACCAATCAACTTCTTCAGAAGTGGAAACCCAGGATCCTGCCCACAGACAAGGCACGGGATTAGTGGAAGAGGCTCTGTAGCAGCTGTTCTTACAAATGATAATATCTAATGAGCAGTCCTAATTTGGCGCAAGTAACAGTGTAATGATAAATCACTAGTCACTGCATATAACTTTCTGTTCATAGCTTTTGTGAAAAATACAAACCTTTTCAGCCCTCCATGTGAGATATCTATGTTGCGCTTCTCTGTTACGAACAACTTTCGTTGTGTCATTTTCTTGGGTTGCTTGATCCATTAACTGAAGCCAAACCTGCCTCATCAGAAACATGAGAAAACAGGAGCATGATACTTGAAACTGCATGGTTGACACAACATTTCAGAGATTTAACAAAGCAATCGTGAATACCTTATAGTAATCCGTCAAAGCTGAATACAGAACATGATGGTTTTGTTCAGTGGGCTCAAATATTGTCCAGATCACGATTGGAGAGAAGAATATCAGAGATTCGCTCGTAATCTTGCCACCCCATGGCAGAAGCTGCATTTTCTCTAAATAAAGATAACACTCTATGTATAAAGCTAATAGAAGAAGACTGGGGTAATGCATCTGGGTGAAGGATAAGATCCAAGTACCTCCCTATACTTCTCTATAAGAGgcatcaaattcctgtagtattTATCTTTGTAATCCTTGTTTTTAGTTATATTATATAGCGGATTGAGGTCCCTGCAAGTAATTCAAACAGTTTTTTCAAGCCATTATTCACATTCTAGTTTAAGCACAGTAATTGATCCTTGAATGGCATACATATCATGACACTTACAAGACAACAATACTCTGTGCAGGAGTAGTAAAAGCGTTGGCGCAAAATATTGGAAGATCGTATTCAGGTTCAGAGAAAGCAGCAAAGTCAAGAACCTGCATGAGCATATGCATTATAAGTAATGTTTTGGACAGAGATAAGAGATCTCGACAGAAAAACATTACCACTGATTTGACTGTACGATATTCATAGAACAAATTAGACCTGTAATACTATAAAACTTCAGATATAATCAGATAGAACAAACTAAAGCTGTAATGTTCAGATATAACCAGCTTGACATGTAAACCTATCTTTCAGCTCATGGCCTTTCAGAGTTTCAGGATAGTTGTTGGATGGTTTTGGTCAAGGAAACTTTGGACTCGGAGATGGAAGTACCTGAACAGAGTTTTTCTTTTCGACCGTCAAGCTGCGAAGCAGTCTGATCTTGGGGCCGCTGAATGAGAGAGCGTCCAGCACAGTAGCATCATCGTTGGCTCGTATGAGCCTGAACTTTTCCTGGAAGCATGACACATGACAAAATCATCTTCTGTAATGAGAGATATGACCGGCGTCAGCTGATATTGTTACAAGTTGACCTACACTTTCAGACATTCTAGATGGACAACTGCATAAAAAAATGCCTATACCAGACTCGGGGACTGACCCTCAACACCTTAACTGCAGTCAATAATTATCAGTACATCTGAAGAAATAAGGCTCGTGCGTGCTTGGTTGGGGTCATTGTTTACAGGAGATCCGTTCAGACTCCACCCCAGGGCGTCAGACAAAGACCAAGCACCGAAATTCAGCTGGCACTAGCGCGACATCACATCACAACACTGCTGATTTTGCTTCTCTGTTTTGGACTGGATTTTCAATTAGCAGGCGCATCTGAAGTTCTGAACTCGTGGACCTGCCTCACGGGCTAGCATCGACACCAACACCCAGTTTGACAGCTTCGCTAGCCACCTCGAGCAGGCAGAGCATGCTCGCCGGCGCAGCGTGAGCCGAACCAGGACATTGCAAGGTCGCAAGGAAAGAGGAACATGGAGCTGAGCAAGGCGAGCAAATGGAAGCGGTAGGACATGAACCTACCTGCGAGGGGTGCGGCGTGAGGGCGGTGCGGAGGCGGGTCAGCTCCAGCGCGGTGCGGACGAAGCTCTGGTACGACGAGCCGGCGCCCAGCactccggctccgccgccgccgctcatcCTCTCTGCTGCTTCCCCTCCCCACCCAGCCCAGAGTTGGACACTCCGCTGCGGTGTGCGAGGGGGCTTAGATGAGAGGGCAGAGGCAAGGACACGTGGGATGGCTTCCCGTTCCATCCATCCAACCGACCAACAAACCCATACTGCACGCATCTTGATGTGATAATGCAGTTTCTTTTTTCCCCAAGAAGAAAGCAACTTGCAGAACTTGGCCACTTGGTCGGGCTACCATATCCCTATACGTTGTCGCAAAATTTCACACAACATCGGTTTATATTGTCGCAAAATTTCACACAACATCGGTTTATATTGTCGCAAAATTTTAACTCGAAATTCGAAACATTGTGCGAGGTAGGAAAAACACAAAGTAGACACTGAATAGTACGTACATATGTTGGATTTAGATTTGATCCATTATTACATTAATGTCGAATTTATCATTTTTTATCTCGTGCAATGCGTTTTGAATTTTGAGTTGAAATTTTATGACAACATAGATCGATGTCGTGTCAATGTACTACattttttttttagattttttaaatatttttaacgtGATACGATGTCCGGTGTACCGATAGCACTACAAGCACAGATGCACCAGATACTTTCCCACTTGGTAGTGTGTCGTGTTATAAATAACACATAGCCCCCATTTCTAGACCCTAATTTGTAACAGGACAAAGCATCTTGGCCTCATGGTCATGCATGTTGACATTCCAAGAGGATCCTTGTTGCAAAAAGCGTTGAAGAGCTTGCAGAACTCGTTGTGTCGTGGCATCGATGAACGACatcggaaggaggaggaggcaagagGGGGACAAGCTTGAAGAGCTTCGGGTAGTCGGGGGTAGCGATGACCGGTTCATGTGCCCCATCTCCGGTCTGGATTAGAGGAGGAGAGATCGGGGGAGACACTTGCGACAGCTCATGGCGGTACAAGAACGGGATGGTGAATGACGAAGGCTTGCTGCAAAGGGAGTACTAGGAGAGGGGAGGGGTAGTTAGAGGGGAGGGAAAGTCTCACGCCGATGAGATCCATCCtcgataggggaagggagggcggggaggaggggggggagggaggaggacAAAGAGGAAGGGGGGAAGCGGTGGGCGGCCCCATAGGGCACGTGACACACGAACGAGATGAACGCAATTTTGTTTTCAGTCAATTATAACATTCATATAAATAAACACACATTTCAATTATAACATTCATATAAATAAACACACATTTGAACATGTACAAAATATAGGACGTTCTTTTGTCCCTATAGTAAACAAAACAAAACGTATTACATTTTGGTACAAAAGGAAGTAGATCACATGGAGCGAAACCAAATCCTGCTTAGGAGTATTCTGCTTACGGAGAGCGCAGCTCCACCACCGGCCAGCAGGATGCTGCAACCACTACAACAATGTTATCTGCCCATTTCCTCGGAATATTCCCCGCTTTCCTCATCACTGGCTGTGCCATGTTCCATCGCTGCTTACACCATTACCATAGCATGCTAAACTCTGACGAATTATGCTCTGCGATCAGTGATTAAGAATGTCTTGGCACTGAAGAACATATATAATCCGAGCATGTTGGTCACTGGGTGGAAATATTCAGGTTCTGGACTCTTGGTTTAAAGAAGTGCAAGTGGTGCTTCTCCCGTGTTTGACTATTGCTCCACTACGCTCGGCTGGTTCGGCTGTAAGATACATATAGGAACAGATTAAACTTGTAGTATGATGAAAGTGTCTTTTGAGATATCTTTATATTACCCCCAAAACATTTTGATGTGTCAAATTTCAACATTCGTAAAGGTACCAACAGCCAAAGTTGATATTATTAAAAGAGACTTACACTTTCAGACATTACAGATGGACATTTGCATTCAAAAATGGCTACACGCAGGTGACAGGGGGTGATGTCTGAACCCTCAAGTAGTAGTCAATAATATAATGTTATTAATCGGTCGTTTGAGATAGCAGAATAACTATAACAGCATTCACATTCTAGACAAACCAAACCGAGCAACTAACCGAGAACCATACCCTAAAACTCATGTCAGAAACCAACTAACAGCAGCCACCTGATTAAAATCTGAAGAAATAAGTCTTGTGCTTACTTGCTGATGTGCAGTGTGTTGTTTTCTGAGCCTTTTTGTAATCGATGCCATTTACATTTTTCTGTTGGCTGTTGGAACTTAGCTTTCCTCGCGTGTTTAGCGCTGATGTGCTGAATGTTGTGGCTCCATTTCTAATtttacttgtcctaaaaataagCCTCGTGATCGGGGTCATTGTTTATAGACAGATTCGCTCAGGCACCAAAATTCAGCAAGGTACCAGCGAGACCTGAAGCTTGTCCGTTCCATTGCAAGGGAGCGACGTGGACAAAGCTCTGGGACGACGAGCCGCCGCTCATCCTCCCTCCGAACTCCCCAGCTGCTGGCATGCCCCCCTCCACCTGATAGGCTACAGCAGTGCAGTGCGAGGAGGGCACACGGATGAaacgagagggggggggggggggggggggggggaagcaaAGCAAGTGCACGTGTACAGGCCGGGCTGCGCCGCACGCATCTCAACGCAATGCATCTTTCttgaaagattttttttcttttctagttttagggcatctccaacgacAACCCTCAAACCGCGGCATACGACCGGACCACTGAATCAATTCAACGCAGGCTTGTATCTGTCCGTCGAGCGGTTCACACATACTATTTTCCACAAACCGAGACAAACGTGGCGGTTTACCTGGACACGTGTCACGCCCGCTTCTGACCGTCATGGCCCATCAAAAATGCTTCCCGCTCTCGAGCGCATTTTTCGAAACGATAGTTTATTATTACATCTAtatcatatttccaacacattccacattagtaattgttagaaattaattagtagattaacTGGCACATGTCTATTGTTAATTAGCACCCGCTAATTAATGAACTGTCATTAGTAAAGGAATGTGTCCAATTCcaaataattatgtcattttttttctctttattgCCGATATGTACCTGTTCTAGAGGATGTCTCCGAAGAGACATCATTTCTTACCACATCTttcagatgtatatatacttgagaatcaatataAATCAAGACTAATCGTTCATTCATTTTAATTCAATCTTGTTTTACTCTAACACCACGTTATCAGCAGGCTGTGACCGAgagcaaatacaacaacaactactggaAAGAGGTATCGATTTGGTGGCCAAACATTCAGACGCCGAGGCGTAAGGAATCACGACAGCACATCACATCGTCCAGAGCTAACAGGCAGCTGGAGGCCGACAACGCCTCAATGGAATATGCGATTGATG
Coding sequences within:
- the LOC123445491 gene encoding phytochromobilin:ferredoxin oxidoreductase, chloroplastic-like, whose amino-acid sequence is MSGGGGAGVLGAGSSYQSFVRTALELTRLRTALTPHPSQEKFRLIRANDDATVLDALSFSGPKIRLLRSLTVEKKNSVQVLDFAAFSEPEYDLPIFCANAFTTPAQSIVVLDLNPLYNITKNKDYKDKYYRNLMPLIEKYRELLPWGGKITSESLIFFSPIVIWTIFEPTEQNHHVLYSALTDYYKVWLQLMDQATQENDTTKVVRNREAQHRYLTWRAEKDPGFPLLKKLIGESHAKDLVTEFLFEGVHSLGSKSFLDYFPEYARDDGTVNKKRSMVGKSFETRPWDATGKFIGGKDAGCDL